The region tgccatgcTTGATTAAATAggtgattagggttagggtttatgggtgatgttggttgttgtgcttcttgagcttaatGCTTAGAATAGGTTGGCCTCTTATTCTTTGCTATGTGGTTTAATTAGGAGGACGAGAGTTAACTAATTAGACTATACCTAGGGGAGTACATGCTTTAGACCTAGATGCATTAGCATGATCTAGGGCTATCTTGGTTGTGGAGTTTGCTTGATTAGTCGGCTCGATTAACTCTATCAAAAtctatgagcacgagagtggattagatttTGGAATTGTTAATCAAGTTTTGACTCATtcacttccggctcgagagagcggaattggttccgtagaatagcttgacccgacctaAGCTCCTATCACCTTGACCCGAACTACCTAGATATGACTTTGGCATGACTAGCAACCTCCAAGCGTTTTTACCCTTAGTTGAATCCTTATTGTTCAATCTTGTTTAATTGCAAGTTTAGTAGTTGTTTACCTTTAGACTTTTGATACTTTGAAAACCATATTCAtgtttgctaaacgaattgaatagcaactaaaatcactctcatcgataatcactcttgaattcactccttgtgggtacgataactcggacttaggtccactctattacaagttgggtttatcctcaacaagtttttggcgccgttgccggggagtgacgagtgtttattgattgattgaaattagttgtatttcggtcgagttagttttattttctgttttgttacaattgtttgtttttgctttttttcgggttacgcgtggtttgcttgttgttgtttgtgtaggatatcaactatagtgtatgcacaatacacgaagggctaatcttccactagaaccgtttcaagacAATCTCGGGGGCTTTGAAAGAAGTGTGAGGCGGGAAAATCATAGACCCGATATCATGGAAAATGAGAATGAAGATTATGAGGAAGGTGAGCGGTTCAATCCTCAAGTGGAAGGAGCGGAACAACATTATCCGCCTCCTCCCCCACTTGAGAATGTGAATCGCCAAAGGCATCAAGAACGCCCAAGGGATGATCGACCCCACTTGCATCCACAAGTGCACAATCAACCaagacaaactttgggcgaGTTCTTTTTGCCGAATGTGGATAATGCCACGTTTGGATGCTTtgcaatgccggttcaagcggcaaccTTTGAGATCAAGCCAAGTACGATACAACTTTTAGAGAACCGTTGTGCGTTTTACGGGTTGAGTCAAGAGGATCCCAATGCGCACATCGCCAAATTCTTGGGTGTACTCAATacgttcaagcttcatgggataaccgcGGATCAAATCAAGTTGAGAATGTTCCCCTTTTCTTTAAGGGATAAGGCTAGCTTATGGCTTCACTCTCTACCCAACGAATCCATCCACAATTGGAGGGAGTTGGCTCAAGCGTTTCTCaacaaatatttccctcatggcaAGACTACAAAGTTGACCAAGGATATTCTTGAGTTTATTCAATTTGAAGGGGAGTCACTTTATGAGGCATGGGAGCGTTTCAAGGATTTACAAAGGAGTGTCCCCCATCATCGGCTCAATAAAGAGCATGTGATCCAAATCTTCTATGATGGGACGACTATTACAACTAGAGCAACAATTGATGCGGCTTCGGGCGGATCACTAATGCAAAAGACGTATGAAGAGGCGCTAGAATTGGTGGAAAAGTTGGCGATAGTTAGTAGCACTTGGGGCCCTATTGATAGAAGAGCGCCATCTACTCAAAAGTCGGTAatgactcttgatcaagtgAGGGAAATGGAGTCCATAAAAGCAACTAATGCTTCTCTACAAGCACAAGTGGATGCCCTCAAGAAACAAGTTGCTCCAAGAAACGCACCGGTCGCCTATGTTCAAGTGGGATGTGAGCATTGTGGGGACTACAACCATAGTAGTGGGGAGTGTTATGCCACGGGGAAAGCTTGGAGTGAGCAAGTGAACTATGTTGGAGGCCAAGGGCAAGCTAATGACCCGTACTCTAATACCtacaaccccggatggaggaatcatcctaacTTTGGATGGAGAAACCAAGAAGGtcaaggcaatgctcaagcCTCCAACCAAGCGGGTCCTAGTTTTCAAGGAGGAAATAGACCTCAATATCAACAACAACCACAAGGTCAATACCACAACAACCAACACCAAGGGAACAATTATGGTGGTAGACCACAAAACCCTCCCGGTTTCCAACAACCAAGGAACACGGATGAGGGAAACATGCTTACCAAATTGATGGAGAAATTTGAAAAGATGGAGGTTGAAAATAGGCAACTTCACAATGAAAATAggcaaagggagaagaaccaagcttccaccATCCATCACTTAGAGACCCAAATCTCGCAAATGGCACTTTCGCTTCAAGGTAGACCTCAAGGGGGATTTCCCTCTACTACGGAAAACAATCCTAGAGAGCATGTGAAAGCCATCAAAGTTGTGGAACTTCGAAGCGGTAGAGTCCTTGATGTTGAACATGATAAGGATCTTGAAAAAGCTAATGGCAAGAGGCCAATGATTGTGGAGGTTGAGCCTCAAGTGATAATAGATGTTGCAAGCTCTAGTCAAGAGCTACCAAAGTCGTGTGAGGAGGTGGCTATTGATATTGATGTTGAAGAACCATATGTGaggccaccaccaccaccaccttttGTGCCTAAAGTaccattcccaagccggttgaGAAAGGCTCCGGATAATGAAAAGTTTCATAAGTTTCTTGAAATATTCAAGAAACTTCAAATAAGCATGAGCCTAGGGGATGCCTTGCGAGAGATGCCCCAATACGCTaagttcttgaaagacataattatgaacaagcgaaGTTGGGAACAAGGCGGAACAATTCCTCTAACGGAAAGTTGTAGTTCTATTATCCAAAGCAATCTACCGACCAAGCTACAAGATACAGGGAGTTTCACGATTCCTTGCTTAATTGGCACTTCTACTTCTCTTAATTGTCTTTGCGATTTAGGTGCAAGTATAAATCTAATGCCGTTGTGTCTTTTCAGGAAAATATGTGGAAACCAACCGATAAAACAAACTTCCATGATGCTCCAATTGGCCGACCATTCGCTCAAGAGACCGCACGGGGTTGCGGAAGACGTGCTAGTAAAAGTGGGCaagttcatctttccggtggacttTGTTGTGCTTGATTATGCGGTCGACAAAGATTGCCCCATGATTCCCGGGCGTCCTTTTTTGAATACGGGGAGAGCATTGGTTGATGTTAATGGGGGGAAGATAACATTAAGAATGAATGATGAGAGCATGGTGTTTGACATCAAGCATGGCAAAAGCAAGTGTGAGGAGGAGAAATGCATGAAGATTGATACTATTGAGCCCACATTGCATGTGCCTATGAAGGAGGTTCCTATGAAAGAACCCGAGGTTGTGTGTGCAAAAATCAAGACAACACCTCATGTCAAGCCACGCAAGGGAAAACCAAGACGTTGGGCATCATGGAAGTTGAAGCTCAACGGGATAGCAACCACAAGCAAGAGACAAATATGCACGGAAGTTGCTACTCTTGGTGAGTACGTCCAAGTTCGAACCTCTCAAGCACATTCACAAGCGGGGAAGTTGATTTCTAAGTGGAGCGGGCCGTTTAAAACACGGCGCAAATTGGATAATGATTTGATTGAGTTGGAGGGGGCCAATGGAGATGTTTTTAAGGTGCTTGGAGAATGGTGCAAACCATATCCTAGAGTGTTGATCGATGAAAGTCGCGAGCAAGTCGCTCTTTTTGATCCTCCATGATTTTGAGGATCGatagtcgagctttcgacttaaaacaagcgcacttgggaggcattcccaagaggttcgatttcttttcttgtcatttatattttgttacttatttttagtgtttcattTATGTTTTTGTGTGTTCGATTGAACACACAAGATTTGATTTTCTAAACTCAActccaattcaatttttatttgtctaATTTCTTAGCATTGAGGACATTGCATCGAaatgtgtgaggagggttggaaaATTGATTGTAGTTGCGTAGGATTgtttgtttttgatgttttttctttttcgttgttaattttagttgtttgtgtgtttttgatgttttatttaGGAGAATTTTGGTCGAATCTTTGAGCAAGACCCTTAGCTTAATTTTGTATCATGTTAGCTAAGTTGATCAAGTACTTGCATTATATCAATTGTCATGTTCTAGTTAATGAATTATTGAATGGTTTTTCTTGTTCTAACaattgttgttgatgattgctTAGTGAAATGTCAATTATATGACATAAGTTGATAAGATTAGGGTAAAATCACTTGTTAGCAACAATTGACCCTAAATGCATGACCAACGAGCTTGATGCGGATACATGATGTGTATGTAGtaaaattgttgaattttaGGAAATTGGGCATATGTGGCATGATTGTTGCAGTTTTAGCATTGGTTAAAACACACCCAAGTCTTGAGTTTTTTTCGAGCCTATTTTGTTGTTGTGTTTTGCATGTTTAGTCCTAGAATTTGCTCCTATGTCCGGGCAAGATTGTATTGTTGAGTTTTTGGCAATTAGGTGATAATGGCAATTAGGATTACACACTTCTCCAACCCACTCAAAAAGCCTACCCCTCTTCCCCTAGATAACACAATTTGAGCCTTAaccaaattttttgtttaaaccacaattttcacacaaatcaacctttttcaaaattttacctCTAAAACACCCTAACTTGACTTGAAATAACTCATATAAAACATAAGGAAACTCTAGCTTGATGAACTATTGAAAAAAGTGAACTAAGtgctaaaaatataagttaatgccttagagaaagaaagaaaaaaaacatgaaaaagaaaacaaaagaaaaattgaagaaaaaaaagaaagaaagaataaacaaaggcaTGAAAAGTTCTCATTTGTTAAAAAGTTCACTTGTATGAAAATTTCCAAGCTAGACCAAGTAAAAGAGTGCAATTGTTATTCaagtcaagtttttagcaaaaatctatttttttaccTACCCCTAACCTTAGCCCCATTATAACCCTTGAAAGTCCATTTGATAGTTGCCGAAAACCGAACTAAGTAGTGAAGTCCGGACTttgagcaagcctatggtgactATTACATGTGTTCTTTGTATACCCTTTGTTATCTTGAGCGAGTGAAATCTAGTGAGGAATACGCCATTGCTTGTAGTAGAACATTTATGCCGTGTTGTGCCCAACGTAGCTTGAATCCGATTTGTATACACGTCCCGCATAAGATAGCAAGTTTGTAATATAGAATGGGTCAATAAGCATGTTTCCGTGATTGTAACCTTGGTGCTATCAATTTATGTCATTGACATTGCATTTCTCACTTGTTTTCATCACTTTTAGTTGTTAGGTCGGGAATCATTCATTTGGTAATTCATTAGTTGGAACATTGTGTATGATATATATGCGGGTTTGAAGTTATTAGCTAGCATGCGTCTCCGagtaagattcatttcttgcttgaggacaagcaaggtttagtgtgaggaggtttgataggagtattttactcctatttagagtgCCGTTTCTGCATGCTTTTATTACGATTTATCAtggttttatggtattccgagtgccttattatatgttttagtatttcaggtacttgggagcattgcggaagcattttggtacaaaagatggaaaagtcgacggaaaagaggcgaaagctcatttgcaaGTCTGAAAATCCgaccccgctgcactaattgGAAAATTGGAACCGgctagaagcctcaaatgaatttgtgttcttcatgaaagttaaagtagacgtcctaagctttccaacggttcaagaatcgactcaatcggacatttctacaccaaGTTATGAAGTTACGAAGATCGCGGTTCTGCAGAGCAAAGGGTGTCTCGAACCAAGACACCAAAGTGTGAtatgtgtctcgattcgagacaaatGTGCCTGGAGGCAGATTATAGTGTCTCGAACCGAGACACTCCTCCATTCTAAGTGTCTTGGTTCGAGCTTAGGCTTGGAAAAAGGGGAATT is a window of Mercurialis annua linkage group LG2, ddMerAnnu1.2, whole genome shotgun sequence DNA encoding:
- the LOC126667968 gene encoding uncharacterized protein LOC126667968 — its product is MHNTRRANLPLEPFQDNLGGFERSVRRENHRPDIMENENEDYEEGERFNPQVEGAEQHYPPPPPLENVNRQRHQERPRDDRPHLHPQVHNQPRQTLGEFFLPNVDNATFGCFAMPVQAATFEIKPSTIQLLENRCAFYGLSQEDPNAHIAKFLGVLNTFKLHGITADQIKLRMFPFSLRDKASLWLHSLPNESIHNWRELAQAFLNKYFPHGKTTKLTKDILEFIQFEGESLYEAWERFKDLQRSVPHHRLNKEHVIQIFYDGTTITTRATIDAASGGSLMQKTYEEALELVEKLAIVSSTWGPIDRRAPSTQKSVMTLDQVREMESIKATNASLQAQVDALKKQVAPRNAPVAYVQVGCEHCGDYNHSSGECYATGKAWSEQVNYVGGQGQANDPYSNTYNPGWRNHPNFGWRNQEGQGNAQASNQAGPSFQGGNRPQYQQQPQGQYHNNQHQGNNYGGRPQNPPGFQQPRNTDEGNMLTKLMEKFEKMEVENRQLHNENRQREKNQASTIHHLETQISQMALSLQGRPQGGFPSTTENNPREHVKAIKVVELRSGRVLDVEHDKDLEKANGKRPMIVEVEPQVIIDVASSSQELPKSCEEVAIDIDVEEPYVRPPPPPPFVPKVPFPSRLRKAPDNEKFHKFLEIFKKLQISMSLGDALREMPQYAKFLKDIIMNKRSWEQGGTIPLTESCSSIIQSNLPTKLQDTGSFTIPCLIGTSTSLNCLCDLGASINLMPLCLFRKICGNQPIKQTSMMLQLADHSLKRPHGVAEDVLVKVGKFIFPVDFVVLDYAVDKDCPMIPGRPFLNTGRALVDVNGGKITLRMNDESMVFDIKHGKSKCEEEKCMKIDTIEPTLHVPMKEVPMKEPEVVCAKIKTTPHVKPRKGKPRRWASWKLKLNGIATTSKRQICTEVATLGEYVQVRTSQAHSQAGKLISKWSGPFKTRRKLDNDLIELEGANGDVFKVLGEWCKPYPRVLIDESREQVALFDPP